In Brevibacterium zhoupengii, the following are encoded in one genomic region:
- a CDS encoding phosphodiester glycosidase family protein produces MSSRILPSSSNAAFTRSFVLVLAVIAALLAPGTMGPGGLLATSVPASAAPPSDEDLGKDGSVLRSSETKRVAPGLEVTDFSRLEDGGWNNGNVLTADLTTDSLSLDVRDTGTVAGHATTSEIMKGGKNGAKAVAAVNGTFFDINHSYAPIYTSVSRNGMRIGSQTPKPAFTLADKKAAVTMLSAAGTLTADGEEKDLGGLNNPNLSSDAIGVYNEAWGDYSLNRPVGGPDVMAEEIARVTVVDGTVTKSSGMIEEAGDPDVPENGQVLLGRDSGAKTLSEFEVGDEVEIEIGPSEDVDLGIGGSHQVLKDGEVPDMGKDSLVTTAHPRTAVGISKDGSELFVTTIDGRSESSGGMSLDDMGEFFSDIGAHNAINLDGGGSTTMLAREAGADAPALQNDPSDGEERSVGNALVFYSDAPAQTINDAQIEPDVEGESSVFKGLHRSLTGTALGANLEPIAASGSFSAEGGVSLADADEDTARVAGDSTGTGRVSYQVGGHTARQELRVLGEAIGLQPSTRAINLEKTGASEKVRVQGFDSEGRRALIEPRDIDIETSEGLSTEDDGTGGFVVTAEGDSPTGSIALTVGEATTTIPVTVGTESTEVLDFSDLSAFTDASDRATGSFTAGEPTDDGKPSIDLSYDFTTSSATRGYYLVPKEPVPIEGNTLAFEMMIRGDGSGAWPRLQVKTADGTTTNIDGDHLTFDGWQKVRFTVPAGLSQPLSLERIRFMETRSAEKYMGEISIADLRAVSTPQTDDPTTQAIHDPALLSTGSVTGRPQQVAVMSDAQFVATDPDSGSVEGARRTLREIRRADPDLLVINGDFVDEASPADFELAESIIADEWTEDIPYIYVPGNHEIMGGEIENFESAFGSPTTARTVGRTKVLTLNSSAGSLHGSDSEQLRALEDALAEVDESDHLTGITVFFHHPPQDPLPSKTSQLGDRREAAELEKKLGEFRESSGKSAAVINGHVGVFHGAAVEGVSYLINGNSGKNPAGTPATGGFTGWTMLGIDPGVGEVGDNPSTADRVGWLAAETRPQVDSISVDAPTSMVTGQSADISAEFTQGERTVPVGWPATAQWGGDGVVIDAGAEADMQKATGAKVHAEAAGSSAPEAASEVIRINPATGEITAENPGTAVVEVTVNGKTAKTTVEVAGDGPPTGPGDDKGDEDAEGSDNGADEDGASAGSEDGTSAASDASDDGGDEANGSGSADSSDSEVSAGGSDDGSSSDDGSDQSGNRDGSASDGSAASGNADPGSNSDGSGDGGGDLPRTGGPVLLTAAVGALLVIGGLVIARFARARLGGRSGNRH; encoded by the coding sequence ATGTCTTCACGCATCCTGCCTTCGTCGAGTAATGCCGCGTTCACCAGGTCATTCGTTCTCGTTCTCGCAGTGATCGCTGCACTCCTCGCTCCGGGGACGATGGGGCCGGGCGGACTCCTGGCCACCTCGGTGCCGGCGAGCGCTGCCCCGCCCAGCGATGAGGATCTGGGCAAAGACGGGTCGGTCCTCCGCTCCTCCGAGACGAAGCGGGTCGCACCGGGCCTCGAGGTCACGGACTTCTCGCGTCTTGAGGACGGCGGCTGGAACAACGGAAACGTTCTCACCGCCGATCTCACCACGGACTCCCTGTCCCTCGACGTCCGCGACACCGGCACGGTCGCCGGCCACGCCACCACGAGCGAGATCATGAAGGGCGGCAAGAACGGTGCGAAGGCAGTCGCAGCGGTCAACGGCACGTTCTTCGATATCAATCACTCCTATGCCCCCATCTACACCTCGGTGAGCAGGAACGGAATGCGGATCGGCTCTCAGACTCCCAAACCGGCGTTCACCCTCGCCGACAAGAAGGCCGCCGTGACGATGCTCTCGGCGGCTGGCACACTGACCGCCGACGGGGAGGAGAAAGACCTCGGTGGGCTGAACAATCCGAACCTGTCGAGCGATGCGATCGGCGTCTACAACGAAGCCTGGGGTGACTACTCCCTCAACCGGCCGGTCGGCGGACCCGATGTGATGGCAGAGGAGATCGCACGGGTCACCGTCGTCGACGGCACCGTCACGAAGTCCTCCGGAATGATCGAGGAGGCCGGGGATCCGGACGTTCCCGAGAACGGTCAGGTCCTCCTCGGACGTGACTCCGGAGCGAAGACTCTGTCTGAGTTCGAGGTCGGCGACGAGGTGGAGATCGAGATCGGCCCCAGCGAGGACGTCGACCTGGGCATCGGGGGAAGCCACCAGGTCCTCAAGGACGGCGAAGTCCCCGATATGGGCAAGGACAGCTTGGTGACCACCGCGCATCCGCGCACAGCCGTAGGCATCAGCAAGGATGGATCCGAACTGTTCGTGACCACGATCGACGGCCGCAGCGAATCATCGGGCGGAATGAGCCTCGACGATATGGGCGAGTTCTTCTCCGACATCGGCGCTCACAACGCCATCAATCTCGATGGCGGCGGATCGACGACGATGCTGGCACGCGAAGCCGGAGCAGATGCGCCCGCGCTGCAGAATGACCCCTCCGATGGAGAGGAACGCTCGGTCGGCAATGCCCTCGTCTTCTACTCCGATGCGCCGGCACAGACCATCAACGACGCGCAGATCGAGCCCGACGTCGAGGGCGAGAGCTCGGTGTTCAAGGGACTCCACCGCAGTCTCACAGGCACGGCCCTGGGCGCGAACCTCGAACCGATCGCCGCTTCAGGTTCCTTCTCTGCCGAAGGTGGCGTCTCGCTCGCCGATGCGGATGAGGACACCGCTCGTGTGGCCGGCGACTCGACAGGGACCGGACGGGTCTCCTATCAAGTCGGCGGTCACACTGCGCGGCAGGAGCTGCGGGTGCTGGGTGAGGCCATCGGCCTGCAGCCGAGCACTCGCGCGATCAACCTCGAGAAGACGGGGGCGAGCGAGAAGGTGCGCGTCCAGGGCTTCGATTCTGAGGGCCGACGCGCGCTCATCGAGCCACGGGACATCGATATCGAGACTTCGGAGGGGCTCTCGACTGAGGACGACGGAACTGGCGGCTTCGTCGTCACTGCCGAAGGCGATTCGCCCACGGGTTCGATCGCACTCACCGTGGGTGAGGCCACGACGACCATCCCGGTGACGGTCGGCACGGAATCCACCGAAGTGCTCGACTTCTCCGACCTCTCCGCGTTCACTGACGCCTCGGACCGCGCGACAGGCTCCTTCACAGCAGGTGAGCCCACCGATGACGGCAAGCCGAGCATCGACCTCTCCTATGACTTCACCACCTCCTCGGCGACCAGAGGCTACTACCTCGTCCCGAAGGAACCGGTGCCGATCGAGGGCAACACTCTGGCCTTCGAGATGATGATCCGCGGCGATGGTTCCGGTGCCTGGCCCCGACTGCAGGTGAAGACCGCCGACGGGACGACGACGAACATCGACGGGGACCATCTCACCTTCGACGGCTGGCAGAAGGTGCGCTTCACCGTGCCCGCCGGCCTCTCACAGCCACTGAGCCTCGAGCGGATCCGCTTCATGGAGACTCGATCGGCCGAGAAGTACATGGGCGAGATCTCGATCGCCGACCTGCGCGCGGTCTCCACCCCTCAGACCGATGACCCGACGACGCAGGCAATCCACGATCCGGCCCTGCTGAGCACCGGCTCCGTCACGGGCCGACCCCAGCAGGTCGCTGTGATGAGCGATGCCCAGTTCGTCGCCACAGATCCCGACTCAGGATCGGTCGAGGGCGCGCGGCGGACCTTGCGTGAGATCCGCAGGGCCGACCCGGATCTTCTCGTCATCAACGGCGATTTCGTCGATGAGGCCTCACCTGCCGACTTCGAGCTCGCCGAGTCGATCATCGCCGACGAGTGGACCGAGGACATCCCCTACATCTACGTCCCCGGCAACCACGAGATCATGGGCGGCGAGATCGAGAACTTCGAATCCGCGTTCGGATCACCGACGACTGCCAGGACCGTCGGTCGCACGAAGGTGCTCACCTTGAATTCCTCGGCCGGGTCCCTGCACGGCAGCGACAGCGAGCAGCTTCGTGCACTTGAGGATGCCCTCGCCGAGGTGGATGAGAGTGATCATCTCACCGGCATCACCGTGTTCTTCCACCATCCTCCGCAGGATCCGCTGCCGTCGAAGACGAGCCAGCTCGGCGACCGTCGTGAGGCCGCGGAGTTGGAGAAGAAGCTCGGCGAATTCCGGGAGAGCAGCGGAAAGTCTGCCGCGGTGATCAACGGCCACGTCGGAGTCTTCCACGGGGCTGCAGTCGAAGGAGTCTCGTACCTCATCAACGGCAATTCAGGGAAGAATCCGGCGGGCACGCCTGCCACCGGCGGATTCACCGGATGGACGATGCTCGGCATCGACCCCGGAGTGGGTGAGGTCGGAGATAATCCGAGCACCGCCGACCGCGTGGGTTGGCTGGCCGCAGAGACGAGGCCGCAGGTGGACTCCATCTCCGTCGATGCACCGACATCGATGGTGACCGGACAGTCAGCCGATATCTCCGCCGAGTTCACCCAGGGTGAGCGCACAGTGCCCGTCGGCTGGCCGGCAACGGCACAGTGGGGCGGAGACGGTGTCGTCATCGATGCCGGCGCCGAGGCGGATATGCAGAAGGCGACAGGAGCGAAGGTGCACGCCGAGGCGGCTGGATCCTCGGCACCCGAGGCAGCCTCCGAGGTGATCCGGATCAATCCGGCCACTGGAGAGATCACCGCCGAGAACCCCGGCACCGCAGTCGTTGAGGTGACTGTCAACGGCAAGACCGCGAAGACCACGGTCGAGGTCGCCGGAGACGGACCGCCTACCGGTCCAGGCGATGACAAAGGTGATGAAGACGCCGAAGGGTCTGACAACGGAGCCGATGAGGACGGGGCTTCCGCAGGGTCAGAAGACGGCACATCTGCTGCGTCGGACGCGTCGGATGACGGCGGCGACGAGGCGAACGGTTCGGGCAGTGCGGACAGCTCGGACTCTGAAGTGTCTGCTGGCGGCTCGGATGACGGCAGCTCATCCGACGATGGCTCCGATCAATCCGGCAACAGGGACGGTTCGGCGAGTGATGGCTCCGCGGCGAGCGGCAACGCCGATCCAGGGTCGAATTCGGACGGTTCGGGCGACGGAGGCGGAGATCTGCCGAGAACCGGCGGACCGGTGCTGCTGACGGCCGCTGTGGGCGCTCTGCTGGTCATCGGCGGACTCGTCATTGCGAGGTTCGCCCGTGCCCGCCTCGGCGGTCGGTCGGGGAACCGCCACTGA
- a CDS encoding class I SAM-dependent methyltransferase, whose translation MSDFTWDPDTYLDVMAEEIPDYRRLQAELAAAVATADPRTILDLGVGSGLTAHRVLESLPEAHIHGIDESEEMLTGAAQVLDPNRSTLSHGRLQDPLPNGPFDLVMSTLAVHHLDGEGKADLFSRIARVLVAGGRFVLADLIVPADPADVVTPIDGVIDVPSSLADQLEWLSAAGFSTRVTWQHRDLAVVAADMVD comes from the coding sequence ATGTCGGACTTCACCTGGGATCCCGACACCTACCTCGACGTCATGGCAGAGGAGATCCCCGACTACCGGCGGCTGCAGGCCGAACTTGCCGCAGCCGTCGCCACGGCGGATCCGCGCACAATCCTCGACCTCGGCGTGGGCAGCGGGCTCACGGCTCATCGGGTCCTCGAGTCGCTGCCGGAAGCGCATATCCACGGCATCGACGAGAGCGAAGAGATGCTGACAGGTGCCGCGCAGGTTCTCGATCCCAATCGCAGCACGCTCAGCCACGGGCGGTTGCAGGATCCGCTGCCCAACGGTCCCTTCGACCTCGTCATGTCGACCCTTGCGGTGCATCACCTCGACGGAGAGGGGAAGGCCGATCTGTTCTCACGGATCGCACGGGTTCTCGTCGCCGGCGGCCGGTTCGTCCTCGCCGATCTCATCGTCCCAGCCGATCCGGCAGATGTGGTCACGCCAATCGACGGGGTCATTGATGTGCCGAGCTCGCTCGCTGACCAGCTGGAATGGCTGAGCGCGGCGGGATTCTCCACTCGAGTGACCTGGCAGCACCGAGACCTTGCGGTAGTAGCAGCAGACATGGTCGATTGA
- a CDS encoding alpha/beta hydrolase: protein MPIGYIITIVIIGVCTFTALIRATRLGILAFYVSVVINEIPHLAALFLVLSTALALVEGDLQGTGGTILLIIAAFELVGLLELTRRSIRAHAVVNTVAADHGATIGGGGVRLWLRPLVFPVPRRPGNVTRIGGLSYGEHPKQRLDVYRHRNSERTGPVLVYFHGGGYSSGTNRNEGRVLLHRLAAQGWTCISANYRLRPEAGFDDHLADARSVLQWAHSNAGIHGGDVSKIVMAGSSAGAHMTALTVLTPPKPLSPPPYSTSCSESADAEVVPPIAAAVCLYPWIGRYFGRSEDESQPSTPLALDPSNAPPMFIAHVHRPRRSRFLGSDRSGSRVPQACARRVIERDLVCRTARCPACLRRSAFLAQCLHRRRDRRVPASHRRSR, encoded by the coding sequence ATGCCGATCGGCTATATCATCACCATTGTCATCATCGGGGTATGCACATTCACTGCCCTGATCAGGGCCACACGGCTCGGAATTCTCGCTTTCTATGTCAGCGTGGTCATCAACGAAATCCCGCATCTGGCTGCACTCTTCCTCGTGCTGTCCACTGCGCTGGCCCTGGTCGAGGGAGACCTGCAGGGAACCGGCGGCACGATACTTCTCATCATCGCCGCGTTCGAGCTTGTGGGCCTGCTCGAACTGACCAGGCGGTCGATCCGCGCCCATGCGGTGGTCAACACGGTTGCGGCCGATCACGGGGCCACGATCGGCGGTGGTGGTGTTCGACTCTGGCTGCGGCCACTCGTCTTTCCCGTACCTCGCCGGCCCGGAAACGTCACACGAATCGGCGGTCTGTCCTACGGCGAGCATCCCAAACAACGTCTCGATGTCTATCGGCACAGGAACAGCGAGCGCACTGGCCCCGTTCTCGTCTATTTCCACGGTGGTGGCTATTCGTCGGGAACCAATCGGAACGAAGGACGGGTACTGCTGCACCGTCTGGCCGCCCAAGGATGGACGTGTATCAGCGCGAATTATCGCCTGCGCCCGGAAGCAGGATTCGACGACCACCTCGCCGACGCACGCTCGGTGCTCCAGTGGGCTCACAGCAACGCCGGCATCCACGGCGGAGACGTCTCGAAGATCGTCATGGCCGGCAGCTCTGCAGGTGCGCACATGACCGCGTTGACGGTGCTCACTCCCCCGAAGCCTCTTTCGCCTCCTCCTTACTCGACGTCGTGCTCAGAGTCAGCCGACGCCGAGGTGGTTCCCCCGATCGCTGCTGCCGTGTGCCTGTACCCGTGGATCGGCCGGTACTTCGGTCGGAGCGAGGACGAGAGCCAACCGTCGACGCCCCTGGCCCTCGACCCCTCGAATGCACCGCCCATGTTCATCGCCCATGTTCATCGCCCACGGCGATCACGATTCCTGGGTTCCGATCGAAGCGGCTCGAGAGTTCCACAAGCATGTGCGCGCAGGGTCATCGAACGCGACCTGGTATGTCGAACTGCCCGGTGCCCAGCATGCCTTCGACGCTCTGCATTCCTGGCGCAATGCCTCCATCGTCGAAGGGATCGTCGCGTTCCTGCGTCCCATCGGCGATCTCGCTGA
- a CDS encoding trans-sulfuration enzyme family protein, whose protein sequence is MKQIRPQFEMSTTAVSQGRRFAGSGPRPIVDAIYTSVNFDLDDDDYRDIQETGGERSWYYSRNRNPTVDSVEEKIAALEGAENAVLFSSGMAAITTTLLSLVPPGGTLVAAEELYGETSEFLRQQFSDFGRTVRFVAVDDLAGWKRELAESPALLFVESLSNPMLRLANLTALASLAHDVGAKAVVDATFTPPPMLKPLERGFDVVLHSATKYLNGHSDVTAGVASGDKETIDAVRQSSVVFGSTLLPQGAALLDRGLKTLVIRTERACLNAEIIADHLESATGVEAVTHPTTSSYADRNLADELGLKGAAIVTFRVSGGDDRAARLVADLSVIHEASSLGSVESLACLPSKTSHSTVSEGQRRQLGILPGTIRLSVGIEDSSDLLEDLEAALQITS, encoded by the coding sequence ATGAAGCAGATCCGACCACAATTCGAAATGTCGACAACTGCCGTATCCCAGGGGCGGCGCTTCGCCGGTTCCGGACCAAGGCCGATCGTGGATGCGATCTATACATCGGTGAATTTCGATCTTGATGACGATGACTATCGTGACATCCAGGAAACCGGCGGTGAGAGGTCCTGGTATTACAGCCGAAACCGAAACCCGACTGTCGATTCAGTCGAAGAGAAGATCGCTGCCCTCGAAGGGGCTGAGAATGCGGTTCTGTTCTCCTCGGGCATGGCTGCCATCACCACGACATTGCTGTCATTGGTCCCGCCAGGGGGAACCCTGGTTGCTGCCGAAGAGCTCTACGGAGAGACATCGGAATTCCTGCGTCAGCAGTTTTCCGACTTCGGGCGCACAGTCCGCTTTGTAGCCGTGGATGACTTGGCCGGGTGGAAACGCGAACTCGCCGAATCTCCTGCCCTCCTCTTCGTCGAGTCCCTGTCGAATCCGATGCTGCGCCTGGCGAATCTCACCGCGCTGGCCTCACTCGCGCATGATGTGGGAGCGAAAGCCGTCGTCGACGCAACCTTCACCCCACCGCCGATGCTCAAGCCCTTGGAACGCGGCTTCGATGTTGTACTGCATTCGGCAACCAAATACCTCAACGGGCACTCGGATGTTACCGCGGGTGTGGCCTCCGGGGACAAGGAGACGATCGATGCTGTTCGTCAGTCGTCGGTGGTCTTTGGAAGCACTCTTCTTCCACAGGGAGCCGCTCTGCTGGACCGTGGTTTGAAGACCCTGGTCATCAGAACCGAGCGAGCATGTTTGAACGCAGAGATCATCGCTGATCATCTCGAATCCGCAACTGGAGTAGAGGCCGTTACACATCCCACGACCAGCTCCTATGCTGATAGGAATCTCGCTGACGAGCTGGGACTGAAGGGCGCAGCCATCGTCACGTTCCGGGTCAGCGGCGGCGACGATCGCGCGGCACGGTTGGTTGCCGATCTCAGCGTCATTCACGAAGCTTCAAGCTTGGGCAGTGTCGAATCGCTTGCATGCCTGCCAAGTAAGACCTCACATTCGACTGTGTCGGAAGGGCAGCGCCGGCAACTCGGAATTCTGCCAGGCACCATCCGCCTGTCTGTGGGAATCGAAGACTCGTCCGACCTCCTAGAAGATCTGGAAGCGGCACTTCAGATCACGTCATGA
- the nrfD gene encoding NrfD/PsrC family molybdoenzyme membrane anchor subunit — translation MSTSEYDSYRPPELDRGRKKRRRGGRPGGRGGGQGWKNRGADGNREMPMVEDVEFSSYYGRAIVKAPPWGDEIALYLFLGGLAGGSSLLGLGAQFSDRPGLRIATRLTAITATGVGGAALVADLGRPERFLNMMRVFKVSSPMSLGTWILSGFGVGSGVLAAIEVDRLTGLRLPLGPLRRILHAFETPAALESALFATPLAAYTGALLGDTAVPTWNAAGRNGLSYVFVSSAAVAAGGTAMALAPVRETGPARLLALVGAAGEAITMDRMKKGMHPAEVDPLEEGEPGHKLHRAEKLLIAGAIGTAAAEVGARVFAKKLGKGAGWKTRAALRAVSAVSGAALAAASAYTRFGVLEAGIESTKDPRHVVEPQRARLEERRARGITGDSITTGV, via the coding sequence TTGAGCACATCCGAATACGATTCCTACCGTCCACCTGAGCTTGATCGCGGACGGAAGAAGCGTCGCCGAGGTGGTCGCCCCGGTGGCCGCGGCGGTGGTCAGGGTTGGAAGAACCGCGGGGCCGACGGCAACCGTGAGATGCCGATGGTCGAGGATGTCGAATTCTCCTCTTACTACGGACGTGCCATCGTCAAGGCTCCACCATGGGGCGACGAGATCGCGCTCTACCTGTTCCTCGGCGGCTTGGCCGGCGGCTCGAGCCTCTTGGGCCTCGGCGCCCAGTTCAGCGACCGCCCGGGTCTGCGCATCGCCACCAGGCTCACGGCGATCACCGCGACCGGTGTCGGGGGAGCGGCACTCGTGGCTGACCTCGGCCGTCCCGAACGCTTCCTCAACATGATGCGCGTGTTCAAAGTCAGCTCGCCCATGAGCCTGGGCACCTGGATTCTCTCCGGATTCGGCGTCGGCTCGGGAGTACTTGCCGCGATCGAAGTCGACCGGCTGACCGGTCTGCGGCTTCCGCTGGGGCCGCTGCGTCGAATTCTCCATGCTTTCGAGACTCCTGCCGCGCTCGAGTCGGCACTCTTCGCCACTCCTCTGGCCGCGTACACCGGAGCGCTCCTCGGCGACACCGCGGTCCCCACCTGGAACGCCGCCGGTCGCAACGGTCTCTCCTACGTCTTCGTGTCCTCGGCCGCAGTGGCTGCCGGAGGCACTGCGATGGCTCTGGCTCCCGTGCGGGAGACCGGACCGGCACGCCTGCTCGCTCTGGTCGGTGCCGCCGGAGAGGCGATCACGATGGATCGGATGAAGAAGGGCATGCACCCCGCCGAGGTGGATCCTCTCGAAGAGGGCGAACCCGGCCACAAGCTCCACCGGGCGGAGAAGCTGCTCATCGCCGGTGCGATCGGAACAGCCGCCGCCGAGGTGGGGGCCAGGGTGTTCGCAAAGAAGCTGGGGAAGGGTGCGGGTTGGAAGACTCGAGCCGCACTACGTGCCGTCTCAGCGGTCAGCGGTGCGGCACTTGCAGCCGCCTCGGCGTACACGCGATTCGGGGTCCTCGAGGCCGGCATCGAATCCACGAAGGATCCGCGCCACGTGGTCGAACCGCAGCGCGCTCGCCTCGAAGAACGTCGCGCCCGCGGAATTACTGGCGATTCGATCACGACCGGGGTGTAA
- the selD gene encoding selenide, water dikinase SelD has translation MTATQERLTSFAHGGGCACKIPPGELEEAVKGLTGQPGADVLVGLDDGDDASAVRVRDDLAVLSTADFFTPVVDDAYDWGRIAAANALSDIYAMGGTPITAINLVGWPREKLPMELLTEVLRGGLDVAAQAKCPVAGGHSIDDPEPKYGMAVTGIARPDELMRNDSAEVGLPLTLTKPIGVGILNNRHKQTGEYFAEAVATMTALNRDAAQAAVAAGVRAATDVTGFGLLGHLFKMCRASGVGAVIDAAAVPRLGGVDQSIADGYVSGGTRRNLDWVRPSLTADDSVSEDDLLLLADAQTSGGLLVVGEIPGQPIIGEIVVGSGVHVR, from the coding sequence ATGACTGCCACCCAGGAACGTCTGACCTCATTCGCCCACGGCGGAGGCTGTGCCTGCAAGATCCCGCCCGGCGAGCTCGAAGAGGCGGTCAAGGGCCTGACCGGCCAGCCCGGTGCCGATGTCCTCGTCGGCCTCGACGACGGGGATGATGCCTCTGCCGTCCGGGTCCGCGACGACCTCGCGGTGCTCTCGACAGCCGACTTCTTCACCCCTGTCGTCGACGATGCCTACGACTGGGGTCGGATAGCGGCGGCGAACGCCCTGTCCGATATCTACGCAATGGGCGGGACGCCGATCACGGCGATCAACCTCGTCGGCTGGCCGCGCGAGAAACTGCCGATGGAACTGCTCACCGAAGTTCTTCGCGGAGGCCTCGACGTCGCCGCCCAGGCGAAGTGCCCCGTCGCCGGTGGGCATTCGATCGACGATCCCGAACCGAAGTACGGCATGGCCGTGACCGGCATCGCCCGTCCCGATGAGCTGATGCGCAATGATTCCGCCGAGGTGGGCCTGCCGTTGACACTGACCAAACCGATCGGCGTCGGCATCCTCAACAACCGGCACAAGCAGACCGGCGAATACTTCGCCGAGGCCGTCGCGACGATGACCGCGCTCAACCGCGACGCTGCGCAGGCGGCAGTGGCTGCAGGTGTACGCGCGGCCACCGATGTCACCGGCTTCGGGTTGCTCGGCCACCTGTTCAAAATGTGCCGTGCATCAGGCGTCGGTGCGGTCATCGACGCGGCCGCGGTCCCCCGCCTCGGCGGAGTCGATCAGTCGATCGCCGACGGGTACGTCTCCGGCGGAACTCGTCGGAACCTCGACTGGGTGCGTCCCAGCCTCACCGCCGACGACTCAGTGAGCGAGGATGACCTGCTCCTCCTCGCCGATGCCCAGACCTCGGGCGGACTGCTGGTCGTCGGCGAGATCCCGGGACAGCCGATCATCGGTGAGATCGTCGTCGGCTCGGGTGTGCACGTGCGGTGA
- a CDS encoding 4Fe-4S dicluster domain-containing protein, which produces MSTTVEDDAVADGHWHGSAHERKGFFTDTSICIGCKACEVACKEWNNNPQDGTFELLGSSYDNTGSLGANTWRHVAFIEQDSERIEAARESGRKLVNLGMPTIRPRSNESAGEQPLGGALGAAESGSNGAGASGGGLPSTPPMGIDLLAPGALSPSDPEDIAKLDTTPPDTADFRWLMSSDVCKHCTHAGCLDVCPTGALFRTEFDTVVVQNDVCNGCGTCVAGCPFGVIERRDDGTINTPTDRDDRKAADMDVPNKNTANKCTLCYDRLVEGDTPACAQTCPTESIKFGDHDDMVDKAHARVADLHAKGMTEARLYGANPNDGVGGTGSVFLILDEPEVYGLPPDPRVPTKDLPQMYAKAGMAALGMVAAAGLAFLGSRH; this is translated from the coding sequence ATGTCGACGACTGTCGAGGATGACGCTGTTGCTGACGGGCACTGGCACGGTTCCGCGCACGAGCGCAAAGGGTTCTTCACCGATACGTCGATCTGCATCGGCTGCAAGGCCTGCGAGGTCGCCTGCAAGGAATGGAACAACAACCCGCAGGACGGGACCTTCGAACTCCTCGGCTCCTCCTACGACAACACGGGCAGCCTCGGCGCCAACACCTGGCGTCACGTCGCCTTCATCGAACAGGATTCCGAGCGGATCGAAGCCGCCCGCGAATCCGGACGCAAACTCGTCAACCTCGGCATGCCGACGATCCGACCACGTTCGAACGAGTCCGCAGGTGAACAGCCTTTGGGTGGAGCCCTCGGAGCCGCAGAGTCCGGGTCCAATGGGGCTGGCGCCTCGGGTGGCGGTCTGCCGTCGACACCGCCGATGGGCATCGACCTGCTGGCACCCGGAGCCCTGAGCCCGAGCGACCCGGAGGACATCGCCAAACTCGACACGACGCCTCCGGACACAGCGGACTTCCGCTGGCTGATGTCCTCGGACGTGTGCAAGCACTGCACCCACGCCGGCTGCCTCGACGTGTGCCCCACGGGTGCACTCTTTCGCACGGAATTCGACACGGTCGTCGTGCAGAACGATGTCTGCAACGGCTGCGGCACCTGCGTGGCCGGCTGCCCCTTCGGCGTCATCGAACGCCGTGATGACGGCACGATCAATACGCCCACCGATCGCGATGACCGCAAGGCCGCGGATATGGACGTGCCGAACAAGAACACGGCCAACAAGTGCACGCTCTGCTACGACCGCCTCGTCGAAGGTGACACTCCGGCCTGTGCGCAGACCTGCCCGACCGAGTCGATCAAGTTCGGCGACCACGACGACATGGTCGACAAGGCCCACGCCCGCGTCGCCGACCTCCACGCGAAAGGCATGACCGAGGCCCGACTCTACGGCGCCAACCCGAACGACGGCGTCGGCGGAACCGGATCTGTCTTCCTCATCCTCGACGAGCCCGAGGTCTATGGTCTGCCGCCGGATCCGCGGGTGCCGACGAAGGACCTGCCCCAGATGTATGCCAAGGCGGGCATGGCCGCACTCGGCATGGTCGCTGCCGCCGGACTCGCGTTTCTCGGGAGCCGGCATTGA